One stretch of Prinia subflava isolate CZ2003 ecotype Zambia chromosome 19, Cam_Psub_1.2, whole genome shotgun sequence DNA includes these proteins:
- the CRKL gene encoding crk-like protein isoform X2 yields MSSAARFDSSDRSSWYVGPVSRAEAQTRLQGQRHGMFLVRDSSTCPGDYVLSVSENSRVSHYIINSLPNRRFKIGDQEFEHLPALLEFYKIHYLDTTTLIEPAPRYPSPPMGSGPAPALSSADENAEYVRTLYDFPGNDAEDLPFKKGEILVIVEKPEEQWWSARNKEGRIGMIPVPYVEKVVRSSVGKHGNRNSNSYGIPEPAHAYAQPQTATPLPSVSSTPGAVISPLPSTQNGPVYAKAIQKRVPCAYDKTALALEMILKDS; encoded by the exons ATGTCCTCCGCCGCTCGTTTCGATTCGTCGGACCGCTCCAGCTGGTACGTGGGCCCGGTGTCCCGGGCGGAGGCGCAGACGCGGCTGCAGGGCCAGCGGCACGGCATGTTCCTGGTGCGGGACTCGTCCACCTGCCCGGGGGACTACGTCCTGTCGGTGTCCGAGAACTCCCGCGTCTCCCACTACATCATCAACTCCCTGCCCAACCGCCGCTTTAAGATCGGCGACCAGGAGTTCGAGCACCTGCCCGCGCTGCTGGAGTTCTACAAGATCCACTACCTGGACACCACCACGCTGATCGAGCCCGCGCCCAG GTATCCAAGCCCACCGATGGGATCTgggcctgcccctgccctgtccaGTGCAGATGAAAACGCGGAGTACGTCCGGACTCTCTATGACTTCCCTGGCAACGATGCCGAGGATCTTCCGTTTAAAAAGGGCGAGATCCTGGTGATTGTAGAGAAGCCAGAAGAACAGTGGTGGAGTGCCAGAAACAAGGAAGGTCGGATTGGGATGATTCCTGTTCCTTACGTAGAAAAGGTAGTCAGATCTTCTGTTGGCAAGCATGGAAACAGGAATTCCAACAGTTACGGGATTCCAGAGCCTGCCCATGCTTACGCTCAGCCTCAGACCGCAACTCCCCTTCCCTCAGTATCCAGCACGCCTGGAGCAGTGATCAGCCCTCTGCCATCCACACAGAATGGACCAGTCTATGCCAAAGCTATCCAAAAGAGAGTACCCTGTGCTTATGACAAGACTGCGCTGGCATTAGAG atGATACTGAAGGATAGTTAA